In one Arachis duranensis cultivar V14167 chromosome 9, aradu.V14167.gnm2.J7QH, whole genome shotgun sequence genomic region, the following are encoded:
- the LOC107467882 gene encoding probable aquaporin NIP5-1, translated as MPESETGTPTAASMPATPDTPGGPLFTSLRVDSLTHEPSFTMAGRCGTCLPAAMSKSHSCIADFTVGVPMPNVSLAQKVGAEFVGTFILIFAATAGPIVNNKYNGAETLMGNAACAGLTVMFIILSIGHISGAHLNPSLTIAFAAFRHFPWTHVPAYIAAQVSASICACFALKGVYHPYLSGGVTVPSNITVGQAFATEFIITFILMFVVTAVATDTRAVGELAGIAVGATVLLNILISGPTSGGSMNPVRTLGPAVAAGNYKHIWLYLVAPTLGALAGAGVYTLVKLQESDAQPPRQTRSFRDRAG; from the exons atgccGGAATCGGAGACCGGGACGCCAACAGCGGCGTCTATGCCGGCGACGCCGGATACTCCGGGAGGGCCGCTGTTCACGTCGCTTCGAGTGGACTCGCTGACACACGAACCGTCGTTTACAATGGCGGGAAGGTGCGGCACGTGTTTGCCAGCTGCCATGAGTAAGAGCCATAGTTGCATCGCTGATTTCACTGTTGGTGTTCCAATGCCAAATGTGTCTCTCGCTCAAAAG GTTGGAGCAGAGTTTGTTGGAACATTCATACTGATATTTGCAGCAACAGCAGGGCCCATTGTGAACAACAAGTACAACGGAGCAGAGACTCTAATGGGCAACGCAGCATGCGCCGGCCTCACCGTCATGTTCATAATCCTCTCCATTGGCCACATCTCCGGCGCCCACCTAAATCCATCCCTCACCATCGCCTTCGCCGCGTTTCGCCACTTCCCATGGACTCATGTCCCTGCCTACATTGCCGCACAAGTCTCTGCCTCCATTTGCGCCTGCTTTGCTCTCAAGGGCGTTTACCACCCTTACCTCTCCGGCGGCGTCACCGTGCCTTCTAACATCACTGTTGGCCAGGCCTTTGCCACTGAATTCATCATCACTTTCATTCTCATGTTTGTTGTAACTGCCGTTGCCACTGATACTCGTGCTGTTGGAGAGTTGGCTGGTATAGCTGTTGGTGCCACTGTTTTGCTCAACATTCTCATTTCAGG GCCAACAAGCGGCGGTTCCATGAATCCGGTTCGAACGTTGGGTCCAGCGGTAGCGGCAGGGAATTACAAACACATATGGCTGTACTTGGTGGCGCCAACACTGGGTGCCCTTGCAGGCGCCGGCGTTTATACGCTGGTTAAGCTGCAGGAAAGCGATGCTCAGCCGCCGCGACAGACTAGGAGCTTCCGTGACAGGGCAGGCTAG